In one Culex quinquefasciatus strain JHB chromosome 2, VPISU_Cqui_1.0_pri_paternal, whole genome shotgun sequence genomic region, the following are encoded:
- the LOC6047644 gene encoding FAST kinase domain-containing protein 3, mitochondrial, translating to MSRCMLSPLRLYRTSSGLQHYLPNLARACLFSSDSSSSSSSGGGSNGNGNNNKSFVRNTTILVQQGCDIQELPVVVRKVAEDEFVALISNKIIDCQPAAAQKDTELDEMVKTLEACHTVQGVCLVTDGIGEESFSPDVAVRALERILKLESLLELKNWEDKPSFEKIINCIVYRGRNETVLDVMDGLRNYLELAKTIDMLGNELVYRCSENKLSVEQCCEAIESLTQCRRFEMVEKFWSGIADQEKQITDKNIHLVFSILPYLKISRRAVLNILERRIPSVWWQMSTGCTIDVLQSLETCKMSPFRITQTLARWLNTNIHAVSEAQLEAVLESFTNLGFSDNQIERSIERYVKAKGIKVVSQSLIVSILKHCQTFRLRNSHILNGCSEFFIANHQNLDPGYLKAFLCPYGYLDFHPLNSNKFFETLDMYLDLNFTKIHPNDIIHIMFCYVCLERYPLPFVNRIFNPYFLDVLHARTRPERLDRVRSLLKVFDTSLTLECPDYDGPLLPRDHSAKAVFHDGRIKRIVNYIIPELEELAGGPNNMTKFAILQHLPVNELYLVDVIFHPPGMGSIFSLNTAKERNINVAVLIHLPEYYNASGEHLIGPQAMRIRHLRRLGLKVVTLKFDVLYKLKVHPAELRKYLVERLKQALEALPVAKGTAAAAAASTKEAGPQTEQ from the exons ATGTCCCGCTGCATGCTGAGTCCGCTGCGCCTGTACCGGACCAGTTCCGGGCTGCAGCACTATTTGCCTAACCTGGCACGAGCTTGCTTGTTTTCATCGGATTCCTCCTCGTCATCGTCTTCGGGAGGTGGAAGCAATGGCAACGGCAACAACAACAAGAGCTTTGTCCGCAACACGACGATTCTGGTTCAGCAGGGCTGCGACATTCAGGAACTTCCGGTGGTGGTGAGGAAGGTGGCGGAGGATGAGTTTGTGGCGTTGATTTCGAACAAGATCATTGACTGTCAACCTGCTGCTGCGCAGAAGGATACGGAGTTGGATGAGATGGTCAAGACGTTGGAGGCATGCCACACGGTGCAGGGCGTTTGTCTGGTGACGGACGGGATTGGGGAGGAGTCGTTTTCGCCGGATGTGGCTGTGCGGGCGTTGGAAAGGATTTTGAAGTTGGAGAGTTTGTTGGAGTTGAAGAACTGGGAGGATAAGCCGAGTTTTGAGAAGATTATCAATTGTATTGTGTACAGAGGACGGAACGAAACGGTGCTGGATGTGATGGACGGATTGCGGAACTACTTGGAGTTGGCGAAGACGATTGACATGCTGGGGAATGAGCTGGTTTATCGGTGTTCGGAGAATAAGCTGAGCGTGGAGCAGTGCTGCGAAGCGATTGAAAGcttgacccagtgccggcggtTTGAGATGGTGGAGAAGTTCTGGAGCGGAATCGCGGATCAGGAGAAGCAGATCACCGATAAGAACATCCATCTAGTGTTTTCGATCCTGCCCTATCTGAAGATCAGTCGCCGGGCTGTGCTGAACATCCTGGAGCGTCGAATTCCATCCGTCTGGTGGCAAATGTCCACGGGCTGTACGATTGATGTGTTGCAGTCGTTGGAGACATGTAAAATGTCGCCCTTTAGAATTACCCAAACACTTGCCCGTTGGTTGAACACCAACATCCACGCCGTCAGCGAGGCTCAGCTGGAGGCGGTGCTGGAATCGTTCACGAATTTGGGTTTCTCCGACAACCAAATAGAAAGATCGATCGAGCGGTACGTGAAGGCCAAAGGCATTAAGGTGGTGTCGCAGAGCCTGATCGTGTCGATTTTGAAGCACTGCCAG ACCTTCCGCCTGCGCAATTCTCACATCCTGAACGGCTGCAGCGAGTTTTTCATCGCGAACCACCAAAACCTGGACCCGGGCTACCTGAAGGCATTCCTCTGCCCGTACGGCTATCTCGACTTTCACCCGCTGAACAGCAACAAATTCTTCGAAACGTTGGACATGTATCTGGATCTCAACTTTACCAAAATCCACCCGAACGACATCATCCACATCATGTTCTGCTACGTTTGCCTCGAACGCTACCCGCTGCCCTTCGTCAACCGGATCTTCAACCCGTACTTCCTCGACGTGCTGCACGCCCGAACCCGCCCGGAACGCCTCGACCGAGTACGCAGTCTGCTCAAGGTGTTCGACACCAGCCTCACCCTGGAATGTCCAGACTATGACGGTCCCCTCCTCCCGCGAGATCACTCCGCCAAGGCGGTCTTTCACGACGGTCGCATCAAACGCATCGTCAACTACATCATCCCCGAGCTGGAAGAACTGGCCGGAGGCCCCAACAACATGACCAAGTTCGCCATCCTCCAGCACCTCCCCGTCAACGAGCTCTACCTCGTGGACGTAATCTTTCACCCGCCCGGAATGGGCAGCATCTTTTCGCTCAACACCGCCAAAGAGCGCAACATCAACGTGGCCGTCCTGATCCACCTGCCCGAGTATTACAACGCCAGCGGGGAACACCTGATTGGGCCGCAGGCCATGCGAATCCGCCATCTGCGCCGGCTTGGCCTCAAAGTGGTCACGCTCAAGTTTGACGTGCTGTACAAGCTGAAGGTGCATCCGGCCGAGTTGCGAAAGTATCTGGTGGAGCGGTTGAAGCAGGCGCTGGAAGCGCTTCCGGTGGCTAAAGGTACGGCAGCGGCGGCTGCGGCGTCGACGAAGGAAGCTGGGCCACAGACTGAGCAGTAG